Proteins encoded within one genomic window of Rossellomorea vietnamensis:
- a CDS encoding fibronectin type III domain-containing protein, with protein sequence MAVNESGNNGKIIINDTEIVVYDDSGIQAEVDQLETRLNQLDQEKHMHSNKSILDKIEQTGSESSIDLSEISNHETAINDLTTSSHSHPNKPTLDRLGISSSNKLTIDGEEQVSTEYTHPESHPASMITEDEDHRFVTDDEKVNWDSKADAAHSHSLSDLLDIELPPNQLTDGDVLVYSQGKWKAGKQNVGGGSLSLEDYSVDEPIRYVIPLDVIELQALNITKNSITLNWKPNFRTKDSLEYLVFVGETLVGTTTETSFEITQLMSSTVYSFRVVTRNENNHESNGRSVVSKTQGDVVLSLRGGSDYVETPQITFDAMEIQCSLNPKVNSWSNYLIEGATSGVQIYTQHNGASYRRSGCELYVNGRYEASTSYAVIPSGQFVTVRIEGVNEAEITDRFNLFASKNNTTTMQGLLYRVKLYARNGRGDLILKSDFDFTNESTNQYVTDILNNSPALMIHGSSFIEN encoded by the coding sequence ATGGCAGTCAACGAATCAGGTAATAATGGAAAGATCATCATTAATGACACGGAAATTGTTGTTTATGATGACAGTGGAATTCAAGCGGAAGTTGATCAACTCGAAACCAGGTTGAATCAACTAGATCAAGAAAAGCATATGCATTCAAATAAATCCATCTTAGATAAAATTGAACAAACGGGTTCTGAGTCTTCCATAGACTTAAGTGAAATCTCAAACCATGAAACGGCTATTAATGATTTAACCACCTCAAGTCATTCCCATCCTAACAAACCCACTCTGGATCGATTAGGGATCTCCTCGTCCAACAAACTTACCATTGACGGTGAAGAACAAGTTAGTACTGAATATACCCATCCTGAATCACATCCGGCAAGTATGATAACGGAAGATGAAGATCATCGATTTGTGACGGATGATGAGAAGGTTAATTGGGATTCTAAAGCGGATGCTGCTCATAGTCATAGCCTGTCTGATCTACTGGATATCGAACTGCCGCCTAATCAATTAACGGATGGGGATGTATTGGTTTATTCCCAGGGTAAGTGGAAAGCCGGTAAACAAAATGTTGGTGGAGGTTCTTTGAGTTTAGAAGACTATTCTGTAGACGAGCCTATTCGTTACGTCATTCCACTGGATGTCATTGAACTTCAAGCGCTTAATATTACGAAAAATTCTATAACGCTCAATTGGAAACCTAACTTCAGGACGAAAGATTCTTTAGAATATCTAGTATTTGTAGGGGAAACTCTGGTAGGTACTACAACAGAAACATCATTCGAGATTACCCAACTAATGAGTTCCACTGTATATTCATTCAGAGTCGTTACGAGAAATGAAAATAATCATGAATCGAATGGTAGGTCGGTTGTCTCTAAAACTCAAGGTGATGTAGTTTTATCTCTTAGAGGAGGAAGCGATTATGTAGAAACTCCTCAAATCACCTTTGACGCTATGGAAATACAATGTTCCCTCAATCCCAAAGTCAATTCCTGGAGTAACTATTTAATAGAGGGGGCAACATCTGGGGTTCAAATTTATACCCAGCACAATGGTGCCAGCTATCGCCGCTCAGGGTGCGAATTATATGTAAATGGAAGGTATGAAGCGAGTACAAGTTATGCAGTGATTCCTTCCGGGCAATTCGTAACTGTTCGGATTGAAGGGGTAAATGAGGCTGAAATAACTGATCGATTTAATTTATTCGCAAGTAAGAATAACACGACAACTATGCAGGGGTTATTATACCGAGTTAAACTTTATGCCAGAAACGGGCGGGGAGATTTAATCCTTAAATCTGATTTTGATTTTACCAATGAATCCACCAATCAATATGTAACGGATATACTGAATAATTCTCCTGCTCTAATGATACATGGAAGTTCATTTATTGAGAATTAA
- a CDS encoding DUF58 domain-containing protein: protein MKTKLQFLKPLGKFLLLLILMGVTFSYAMFQGGFVSWFLFYSFLPFSLYSVFVFLYPLSEFYVERSFESAEYKAGDELKVTITLTRKLPFPLFYLVLEDVVTDSVFHQSGFQKAKAMIHPGFRRRIMLTYYIDELPRGEHIFSNVRFKTGDFFGVFEKEATVDCVDRLLVYPSIVDVPYRPLENRYDQGMTTSSVKIQKDTTMATGIREYQPGDRFSWIHWKTFARTNELMTKEFEERQSHDVLIVLDRESSQAFEAMVTFTASMIRSIVKKGAQVGLVSIGGDHVSFPIRGGDEHLSQLNYHLAKVRQDSPFALGKVLQGAGLNYSQSAAVLFVTSSVSKKMIMSVNEYAKRNSSVVIFLVKRAGDSYTAEEKSLKAYASSRGIRLQVCFEGDFSSAFLEVKRA, encoded by the coding sequence ATGAAGACGAAACTTCAATTTCTTAAACCGCTGGGGAAGTTTCTGCTCCTGCTTATTCTGATGGGTGTGACTTTTTCGTATGCGATGTTTCAAGGTGGGTTTGTAAGCTGGTTTCTGTTCTATAGTTTCTTGCCGTTCTCCCTTTATTCGGTTTTTGTTTTCTTATATCCGTTATCAGAGTTTTATGTGGAGCGGAGTTTTGAATCTGCTGAGTACAAGGCCGGGGATGAATTGAAGGTGACCATCACCCTCACCCGAAAGCTGCCATTTCCTCTGTTTTATTTGGTGTTGGAAGATGTGGTGACTGATTCTGTCTTTCATCAGTCCGGTTTTCAGAAGGCGAAAGCAATGATCCATCCCGGCTTCAGAAGACGGATCATGCTGACGTATTACATTGATGAGCTTCCCCGTGGAGAACACATCTTTTCTAATGTCAGGTTCAAAACAGGTGATTTCTTTGGTGTTTTTGAAAAGGAAGCCACGGTGGATTGTGTGGACAGGCTCCTCGTGTACCCGTCGATCGTCGATGTCCCTTATCGACCATTGGAGAATCGATATGACCAGGGGATGACGACTTCAAGTGTGAAGATCCAAAAGGATACGACAATGGCGACGGGTATCCGTGAGTATCAACCCGGTGACCGCTTTTCGTGGATTCATTGGAAGACCTTTGCGAGGACCAATGAGCTGATGACGAAGGAGTTTGAGGAACGTCAGTCCCATGACGTCCTCATTGTACTCGACAGGGAGTCCTCGCAAGCGTTTGAGGCGATGGTGACCTTTACGGCATCGATGATCAGGTCCATCGTCAAAAAGGGGGCTCAGGTCGGCCTTGTGTCAATTGGTGGAGATCATGTTTCATTTCCCATCCGGGGCGGGGATGAGCACTTGAGTCAGCTGAATTATCACTTGGCAAAAGTGAGGCAGGACAGCCCGTTTGCTCTGGGGAAAGTCCTGCAGGGAGCGGGATTGAACTATTCTCAATCAGCTGCGGTGCTATTCGTGACCTCATCCGTTTCGAAAAAAATGATCATGAGCGTGAATGAATATGCGAAGCGGAACAGCTCTGTCGTCATCTTTTTGGTGAAGAGGGCAGGGGATTCGTACACGGCAGAAGAGAAATCGCTGAAAGCTTACGCCTCCTCGCGCGGCATTCGTTTGCAGGTATGCTTTGAAGGTGACTTCTCGTCGGCATTTCTGGAGGTGAAACGGGCATGA
- a CDS encoding right-handed parallel beta-helix repeat-containing protein, producing the protein MDGRIKKLIDEEGTLAFPITVADSVFINKDQNLAEKLFSERYGHGTYVIDLEHWGIQKGLPQKPYSEEDYHKAYNNIKGINRALKYAHGKEYTLVMLPRGEYSICYPLSINLVDNITFNLNGSTLKVMYDSDNKSPYDERTSGAIHLFAGVSFKFHQVKNAHLTNGKIIGDMYERSFNDPSEKYVEHTYGVSFTYGASYCSLSHCDISGYAGDNVNFTSVGWIRGSIPGTPVLGDMDGNGVVTPSDNSIITDYVTIPAGEFSVISLSGQGYSRQTSLNNKEFNIAFYTEDNTFIGRTTNMRVLFPISIPKRAKKIKFIFRNESDPGRNLNIFTNFGGMPAHNVVEFNEIYDGHRGGITMGGSYCIIKNNRIRDNGKFNTNFLDGAPQFPDSTKYAINQEDSYGDNSIIRDNLITGGFHGILTRGYSVFIENNVITNMGGSGIVIYDQEFATIKGNYMRRAGLYLFGAGGQKNAFVTISNNYIEGSFNVENPSYNTIVSNNFFKNGIGTLGNAVYKDNIVKLVVGGAILKAATKISDCIFYSDPSDQFQPEVHFSNDFVNCQFKNLLVTLNTGVPSNISIGDCVFNDCRFRTLQHFHNVQFENCRFVDSLVQSTCVNSEKRKNNMMFNQCHFKSTKMSYFFQAMSNISEGVKVGFHECRFEISNSSIESLFDNNYITDSIIASVIGNTIEYKGDTPITIPYFKSDKEVWEAHIANNKTYNIILTLPNLVRYKLFDPTTHSVTSPSSGIFSRGEIIYNAMPEAGGNLGWICIQSGQANTNAWIPNTPYSLNDLINSNGFVYKCTLAGTSGQSAPTHTSGSAMDGTVQWEFIKPLAVFKEFGVIQD; encoded by the coding sequence TTGGATGGTAGAATAAAAAAATTGATAGATGAAGAAGGGACACTCGCTTTTCCGATAACGGTAGCAGATTCAGTATTCATAAATAAAGATCAGAACCTTGCGGAGAAGTTATTCTCAGAAAGATATGGGCATGGAACGTATGTAATCGATTTAGAGCATTGGGGGATTCAAAAAGGTTTGCCACAGAAACCCTACTCTGAAGAAGATTATCATAAAGCATATAACAATATTAAAGGCATTAACCGGGCATTAAAATATGCACATGGTAAAGAATATACACTCGTTATGTTACCAAGGGGTGAATATTCAATTTGTTACCCTTTGTCGATTAACTTGGTGGATAACATTACGTTCAATCTAAACGGTTCAACCTTAAAGGTGATGTACGACTCTGACAATAAATCCCCATATGATGAGCGAACTTCTGGAGCGATTCATTTGTTTGCCGGAGTATCCTTTAAGTTTCACCAGGTAAAGAATGCACATTTAACCAATGGGAAAATAATAGGCGATATGTATGAACGCAGTTTTAACGATCCGAGTGAAAAATATGTAGAACACACATATGGAGTATCCTTTACGTATGGAGCTTCTTATTGTTCTTTGAGTCACTGCGATATAAGCGGTTATGCAGGGGACAATGTCAATTTCACTTCAGTTGGATGGATTCGAGGAAGTATACCGGGTACTCCGGTGCTTGGGGACATGGATGGGAATGGAGTAGTCACCCCATCAGATAATAGTATCATTACGGATTATGTTACGATACCTGCTGGTGAATTTAGTGTGATTTCTCTTTCGGGACAAGGTTATTCAAGGCAAACCAGCTTAAACAATAAAGAATTCAATATAGCTTTTTATACAGAGGATAATACATTTATAGGCAGAACCACCAATATGCGTGTGCTATTCCCCATCTCAATCCCTAAAAGAGCAAAGAAAATCAAATTCATATTTAGAAATGAATCCGATCCAGGCAGGAACCTGAACATATTTACAAACTTTGGAGGGATGCCTGCACATAATGTGGTGGAATTCAATGAAATTTATGATGGTCACCGCGGCGGGATCACAATGGGTGGTTCGTATTGTATTATTAAAAATAATCGTATTCGTGATAACGGGAAGTTCAATACGAATTTTTTAGATGGTGCTCCGCAATTTCCTGATTCTACAAAGTATGCGATTAACCAGGAAGATTCATATGGAGACAACAGTATTATTCGAGATAACTTGATCACTGGAGGATTTCATGGGATATTGACCAGGGGATACTCGGTGTTTATTGAAAACAATGTCATCACAAATATGGGTGGATCAGGAATTGTTATATATGATCAGGAATTTGCCACTATTAAAGGAAACTATATGCGACGGGCAGGTTTATATTTATTCGGGGCAGGCGGTCAAAAGAATGCTTTTGTAACTATTTCAAATAATTATATTGAAGGAAGCTTTAATGTAGAAAACCCCAGCTATAATACTATTGTTTCAAACAATTTCTTTAAAAATGGCATAGGAACTTTAGGGAATGCTGTGTATAAGGATAATATAGTGAAATTGGTTGTAGGAGGTGCAATACTAAAGGCTGCGACTAAAATAAGTGATTGTATCTTTTATTCAGATCCCAGCGATCAATTCCAACCAGAGGTGCATTTTTCGAATGACTTCGTAAACTGTCAATTTAAGAACCTACTGGTAACACTTAACACTGGAGTGCCAAGCAATATCTCGATCGGTGATTGTGTGTTCAACGATTGCAGGTTCCGGACACTTCAACATTTTCACAATGTACAATTTGAAAACTGTCGTTTTGTTGATTCTCTCGTCCAATCCACTTGCGTAAACAGTGAGAAAAGAAAAAATAATATGATGTTTAATCAGTGTCATTTTAAATCAACAAAGATGTCTTACTTCTTTCAAGCGATGTCAAATATATCAGAGGGTGTAAAGGTAGGCTTTCATGAGTGTCGGTTTGAAATCAGTAATAGCAGTATTGAATCGTTATTCGATAATAACTATATAACCGATTCAATCATTGCGTCAGTAATAGGAAACACGATTGAATACAAAGGAGACACACCAATCACAATCCCATATTTTAAAAGTGACAAAGAAGTATGGGAAGCTCATATCGCGAACAATAAAACGTATAATATCATCCTGACCCTACCCAATCTAGTTAGATACAAACTATTTGATCCTACTACACATTCCGTCACTTCTCCTTCATCGGGTATTTTTTCAAGAGGCGAAATAATTTATAATGCCATGCCTGAAGCAGGCGGGAATTTAGGATGGATTTGTATTCAGTCAGGTCAGGCAAATACGAATGCATGGATTCCTAACACTCCCTATTCACTAAACGACCTAATCAATTCGAACGGGTTTGTCTATAAATGTACGCTTGCTGGAACATCTGGACAGTCAGCTCCTACTCACACAAGCGGGAGTGCAATGGATGGCACCGTTCAATGGGAATTTATAAAGCCTTTAGCGGTGTTTAAAGAATTTGGTGTTATTCAAGATTAG
- a CDS encoding alanyl-tRNA editing protein, which yields MTVKQYYQDAYMKSFHTSIQDQQQDESGWYVVLEQTAFYPTGGGQPHDTGTLKDKRVINVEEVNGEIRHYIEEPFEDISEVIEGQIDWERRFDHMQQHAGQHILSAAFAEALQYETISFHLGKEFLTIDLNVSDISNSDASKAEELANRIIREARPIETKWVTEAELSDYPLRKQPSVTDEIRLVFIPDFDYNGCGGTHPRSTSEVGAIKILDWEKHKGHIRLQFICGDRVLHQLHRKHGLLKELTSVLQAPEENMVSTAEQLISKQKEQEKALEGLKEVLLTYEAEGLPELPKDGYMLIQRAYNDRPIQELQKIAQHIISKREDAIVMLVVHNDQKLQLVAAKGSLPTINLREVAQKVFPLINGKGGGKEWFVQGGGEAIMSKEELLEALTKQL from the coding sequence ATGACAGTCAAACAATACTATCAAGATGCCTATATGAAAAGCTTTCACACATCCATTCAGGATCAGCAACAGGATGAGTCAGGCTGGTACGTCGTATTAGAGCAAACGGCTTTTTATCCGACAGGTGGCGGTCAGCCCCATGATACGGGAACGTTAAAGGATAAGAGGGTTATCAACGTTGAAGAGGTGAACGGAGAAATCCGTCATTACATAGAAGAACCGTTTGAAGACATTTCAGAAGTTATCGAAGGGCAGATCGATTGGGAACGCCGATTCGATCATATGCAGCAACACGCCGGTCAGCATATCCTGTCGGCCGCATTTGCAGAAGCACTGCAATATGAGACGATCAGCTTTCATCTCGGGAAAGAGTTCCTCACCATTGACTTAAACGTCAGTGACATCAGCAACTCAGATGCTTCGAAAGCAGAGGAGCTAGCCAACCGGATCATAAGGGAAGCACGTCCGATCGAGACGAAGTGGGTGACGGAAGCGGAACTGTCCGACTATCCGCTGCGCAAACAGCCATCCGTCACAGATGAAATCCGACTCGTCTTCATCCCGGACTTCGACTACAACGGGTGCGGTGGAACTCATCCACGTTCCACGAGCGAAGTCGGGGCCATCAAGATCCTTGATTGGGAAAAGCACAAAGGCCATATCCGCCTGCAGTTTATCTGCGGTGACCGGGTCCTCCATCAACTGCACCGGAAGCATGGACTGCTGAAAGAGCTCACAAGTGTCCTGCAGGCACCGGAAGAAAACATGGTATCGACGGCTGAGCAGCTGATTTCCAAACAGAAAGAGCAGGAGAAAGCACTGGAAGGCTTGAAAGAGGTGCTGTTGACGTATGAAGCTGAAGGGTTACCTGAACTCCCAAAAGATGGCTATATGCTTATCCAAAGAGCTTACAATGACAGACCAATCCAGGAACTTCAGAAGATTGCACAGCACATCATTTCTAAGAGAGAAGATGCGATTGTGATGCTGGTCGTGCATAATGATCAAAAGCTTCAGCTCGTAGCGGCTAAGGGATCGCTCCCGACTATTAACTTAAGAGAAGTCGCACAAAAAGTATTTCCGCTCATCAATGGAAAAGGCGGCGGGAAAGAGTGGTTTGTTCAAGGTGGAGGAGAGGCGATTATGAGTAAGGAAGAGTTGCTAGAAGCTCTGACAAAACAACTATAA
- a CDS encoding nicotinate phosphoribosyltransferase, whose translation MTNYADDSLALHTDLYQINMTKAYWDDDFHNRKAVFEVFFRKLPFGNGYAVFAGLERIIEYVKKFHFSESDIEYLRELGYEEAFLEYLAELRFTGTIRSMQEGEVAFGNVPLVRVEAPLAQAQLLETAILNIVNYQTLIATKANRIKQVVQDEVVMEFGTRRAHELDAAIWGTRAAYIGGFDATSNVRAGKLFGMPVSGTHAHAMVQAYRDEYQAFHKYAESHKDCVFLVDTYDTLKSGVPTAIKVAKELGDKINFKGIRLDSGDMAYQSKIARKMLDDAGFTDTKIIASNDLDEYTILNLKAQGAQIDVWGVGTKLITAYDQPALGAVYKLVSIENESGEMEDTIKISSNAEKVSTPGMKRVYRIVNTVNHKSEGEYIALEHEHPESQERLKMFHPVHTYISKFVTNFEARELHVEVFKDGELVYDTPPLSEMRSFVNENLELLWDEYKRSMNPEEYPVDLSEECWNNKMDLIHRVKAEVKEKQSGNW comes from the coding sequence ATGACGAACTATGCAGATGATAGTTTAGCGTTGCATACAGATTTGTATCAGATCAATATGACGAAGGCTTACTGGGATGATGATTTCCATAATCGAAAGGCTGTTTTTGAAGTGTTCTTTCGAAAGCTGCCTTTTGGCAATGGATATGCGGTATTTGCCGGGCTCGAACGGATCATTGAATATGTGAAAAAGTTTCATTTCTCGGAGAGTGATATCGAGTACCTACGGGAGCTGGGGTATGAGGAAGCGTTCCTGGAATACTTGGCGGAGCTTCGTTTCACTGGGACGATACGGTCCATGCAGGAAGGGGAGGTTGCGTTCGGGAATGTCCCCCTTGTCCGTGTGGAGGCGCCTCTTGCTCAGGCTCAGTTATTGGAGACGGCAATCTTGAATATCGTGAACTATCAGACGTTGATTGCGACGAAGGCGAACCGGATCAAGCAGGTGGTGCAGGATGAAGTGGTGATGGAGTTCGGGACGAGACGTGCCCATGAGCTGGATGCAGCCATTTGGGGAACCCGTGCTGCGTATATCGGCGGCTTTGATGCGACGAGTAATGTACGGGCCGGGAAGTTATTCGGTATGCCGGTTTCGGGAACTCACGCCCATGCTATGGTGCAAGCCTACCGCGATGAATATCAGGCCTTTCATAAGTATGCAGAGAGCCACAAGGATTGTGTATTCCTCGTGGATACGTATGATACGTTGAAATCCGGTGTCCCGACGGCAATTAAAGTAGCGAAGGAGCTTGGCGACAAGATCAACTTCAAAGGGATCCGTCTTGATAGCGGGGACATGGCGTACCAATCGAAGATCGCTCGCAAGATGCTTGATGATGCAGGCTTTACGGATACGAAAATCATTGCCTCCAATGATCTGGACGAATATACGATCCTGAACTTGAAGGCGCAAGGGGCACAGATTGATGTATGGGGTGTCGGGACAAAGCTGATCACAGCGTACGATCAGCCTGCTTTAGGTGCCGTGTATAAGCTCGTGTCCATTGAAAATGAGTCAGGTGAAATGGAAGACACGATTAAAATTTCGAGCAATGCCGAAAAAGTTTCAACTCCCGGGATGAAAAGGGTTTACCGCATCGTCAATACGGTTAATCATAAATCAGAGGGCGAATATATTGCCCTGGAGCATGAGCACCCTGAAAGTCAGGAACGGTTGAAAATGTTCCACCCTGTTCATACGTATATCAGTAAGTTCGTCACGAATTTCGAAGCGAGGGAACTTCATGTGGAGGTATTCAAGGACGGTGAGCTTGTGTATGATACGCCTCCATTATCAGAAATGAGAAGTTTCGTAAATGAAAATCTTGAATTGTTATGGGATGAGTATAAGCGTTCCATGAATCCTGAAGAGTACCCTGTGGATTTAAGTGAAGAGTGTTGGAACAATAAGATGGATCTGATTCATCGTGTAAAAGCTGAAGTGAAAGAAAAACAAAGCGGAAATTGGTGA
- a CDS encoding AAA family ATPase, which produces MSHETVNPKLQSIIDNIEKVMIGKRKVAELSIVSLLAGGHVLLEDVPGVGKTMMVRALAKSVGASFKRIQFTPDLLPSDVIGVSIYNPKEMEFNFRPGPIMGNIILADEINRTSPKTQSALLEGMEESSVTIDGMTRKLDKPFFVMATQNPIEYEGTYPLPEAQLDRFLLKMKMGYPEPEEEMEVLHRAQRTPPIDELEPVMTLEELRYIQGDVKEVLVDDTIKKYIVEIANRTRIHANVYLGASPRGSIALMKACQAYAYLRGRDYVVPDDVQFLAPFVFSHRIIMKSEARYEGITPEEVVERVMARIPVPVQRLVR; this is translated from the coding sequence ATGTCACATGAAACAGTGAATCCAAAGTTACAAAGTATCATTGATAATATAGAGAAAGTCATGATCGGGAAGAGGAAGGTAGCGGAACTGAGTATCGTATCCCTGCTTGCCGGGGGGCATGTTCTGCTTGAAGATGTTCCGGGTGTAGGGAAGACGATGATGGTTCGCGCATTGGCGAAATCCGTTGGGGCGAGCTTTAAACGGATTCAGTTCACCCCGGACTTACTGCCTTCTGATGTGATCGGGGTATCGATTTATAACCCGAAAGAGATGGAGTTTAATTTCAGACCTGGACCGATCATGGGGAACATCATTCTTGCGGATGAAATCAACCGTACATCACCGAAGACACAGTCCGCTTTACTTGAAGGGATGGAAGAAAGCAGCGTGACGATTGACGGGATGACCCGGAAGCTTGATAAGCCGTTCTTCGTTATGGCGACCCAGAATCCGATTGAATATGAAGGGACGTATCCGCTGCCGGAAGCTCAGCTTGACCGATTCCTTCTGAAGATGAAGATGGGGTATCCGGAACCGGAAGAAGAGATGGAAGTCCTTCACCGCGCTCAGAGGACTCCGCCGATCGATGAATTGGAGCCTGTTATGACCCTTGAGGAATTGAGGTATATCCAGGGGGATGTCAAGGAAGTATTGGTGGACGACACCATTAAGAAATACATTGTGGAGATTGCGAACCGTACGAGGATCCATGCGAATGTGTACCTGGGCGCGAGTCCCCGTGGATCGATTGCCCTGATGAAGGCTTGTCAGGCTTATGCCTATTTACGAGGAAGGGATTATGTAGTTCCCGACGATGTTCAATTCCTGGCGCCTTTCGTATTTTCTCACCGGATCATTATGAAGTCGGAAGCGAGATACGAAGGGATTACACCTGAAGAAGTGGTAGAGAGAGTCATGGCGCGAATACCGGTCCCGGTACAAAGGCTTGTGAGATAG
- the nadE gene encoding ammonia-dependent NAD(+) synthetase yields MDSLQKQIVKEMMVSPEINPQEEIRRSVDFMKAYLKKHSFMKSLVLGISGGQDSTLLGKLAQMAIDEMNQESGSSDYAFYAVRLPYGEQGDAQDAIDAVEFINPTVSMTVNVQPAVDASVETLKKNGIELSDFVKGNEKARERMKVQFAIAAMKNGVVLGTDHSAEAVTGFYTKYGDGAADLVPLFRLNKRQGRALLIELGCPEHLYNKKPTADLEEDRPSLPDEEALGVTYDQLDDYLEGKEVPAEAKKTIEGHYLKTQHKRHLPVTVFDDFWK; encoded by the coding sequence ATGGATTCTCTTCAAAAACAAATCGTAAAAGAAATGATGGTCTCCCCGGAAATCAATCCCCAGGAAGAAATCCGTCGCAGTGTCGACTTTATGAAGGCTTACTTGAAGAAGCATTCATTTATGAAAAGTCTGGTCCTCGGAATTTCAGGAGGTCAGGATTCTACTTTATTAGGGAAACTGGCACAGATGGCCATTGATGAAATGAATCAGGAATCCGGTTCGTCGGATTATGCTTTTTATGCTGTCAGGCTTCCTTACGGGGAACAGGGAGATGCCCAGGATGCCATTGATGCCGTGGAATTCATCAACCCGACCGTGTCGATGACGGTCAATGTCCAACCGGCAGTCGATGCAAGCGTCGAAACGTTGAAGAAAAACGGGATCGAGCTTTCAGACTTTGTCAAAGGGAACGAAAAGGCCCGTGAACGGATGAAGGTGCAATTTGCCATAGCCGCCATGAAGAATGGCGTGGTGCTCGGTACGGATCACTCTGCTGAAGCAGTCACAGGCTTCTACACGAAATACGGCGATGGAGCGGCAGATCTCGTCCCCCTTTTTCGCCTGAACAAGCGTCAAGGGAGAGCGCTTTTGATCGAGCTCGGCTGTCCTGAACACTTATACAATAAGAAGCCGACAGCGGACCTGGAAGAAGATCGTCCGTCGCTTCCGGACGAAGAAGCCCTTGGCGTCACGTACGATCAGCTGGACGATTACCTGGAAGGGAAAGAAGTCCCCGCTGAAGCCAAGAAAACCATTGAAGGTCACTACCTGAAAACACAGCATAAACGTCATCTGCCGGTCACGGTTTTTGATGATTTTTGGAAATAA